The genome window TTTGGATATCCATCATCATGATCGATTTGGATCATTTTAAAGAGGTGAATGATACTCACGGACACGCTTCGGGAGATGAGGTTTTAAAAAAGTTTGGGGATGAACTCAATCATTATTTTAAACGCCCTCTGGATTGTGCAGCCCGTTATGGCGGTGAAGAGTTATTGATTCTGGCCGGTGATATATGCCCAAGAGAAGCTGCTATGAGGGTCGAGTTGCTGCGTGAAGAGATTTCATCTTTTGAGTTCGAGAGTGACAAGGGAAAATTCACTGTTAATTTCAGTTGCGGAATCATTGGAGAAGTTCCGAAGTTGGAATCTGATGCCGGGATCGCAAAACTCACAGATTTCGCGGACCGTTATCTTTATGAAGCTAAAAATAATGGAAGAAACTGTACCTACCTATCCGATCAGGCTGATCAAGCCGCTAAAAAGTTCATCATCAGTCATACCAAATAGTTTTGTATTTTTGATTTTCAGTTTTAACTCTTCTTCAGTCACCGTTCTTCCGAAGTGAATGCCAATGAGAAAGGAAAGCTCCTGAGGCGCCTTTTCTATGATTCCTTTGTTGATCCTGATCTGCCACCCCATGGTTTCTGGGAAGTGAAGGCGGCTTATATCTTGAGAGAAGGCAGGTGTTTTTCCAAGAATCCAGTCTTCTGAACTGAGAATCTGGTACTCTTTCTTCACTTCTTCGGTTTTTGAGAATATAGACCATTCCAGTTCACTCCAGTTTCTAATCCGGCAGGTTTTTTCCTGTTCAAACCAGTTCTTAAAAGCCTGTATGACCAGGTCCATTGTTAATCCGGGGAGAACCGTATTCAAGTTGATGATATCCGATCGGTTTGAACTGGTTCCTGAAGCTTTTATAATGATTTTCTGTTTTTCCGGGGTGATGGACTCTATTAGACGCTCTGTTTCACTGGAAATCAGGAGTGTTCCATGATGAAAAGCTCTGTTCTTTTTATGACGGAAGGCGCTGCCGCTGACTTTGTAGGTCTTTTCCCTGTAATTCACAGTCAGATCATATCTTTCATTAATTTGTAAATCGATTCTACATTCTTTCATAATCTCGCAGATAATTTCAAGATTTTTACGGCGGCTGTAAGAATCGTTAAGCCTAATAAAAGAGAAGTTCAAATTTCCAATGTCATGGTAGACCGTCCCACCGCCGCTTTGTCTTCTGACAAGACTGGTCTTCGTTCTATTGCCAGGAGAACACTCCAACCATGGGTTCTGGAATCGTCCAATCACAATGGAGGGATTATTTACATAAAGAAAAAGATACTCCTGCTCATTTTCAAGGGACTCTAACAGTTGATTCTCGATGGCAAGGTTGAGGTAAGGATCGTTAAAAGGTGAAACCAGTAGTTCAAGCATTAAACTTGTTTGACCTGCAAACCTTTGTCGGCTATTTCCTTCACTTGTACAGGACTCATTTCTGTATCTGTGATAATCATCTCTACATTATCCAAAGGGAGTATTTTTACAAATCCGGACTGACCATATTTACTCGAGTCTGCAAGCAGTATTGTCTTATCAGACTGGCGCGCCATGGATTTGATGACTTCGGCTGATTCTTCAATATGCGTGGTCATTCCTGTTTCTGCAGAGAATCCGCCTGTTCCCACAAAGGCGTATTTGACATGGTAACGTTCCAGATGAGCGAGGGATACGGGGCCCACCAATGATTCTGACCCGGGTTTAAATTCTCCGCCAATGACTGTCAGGTGCAGTGTCGGGTTCACACGGGCATATGTCAGAGCCAGTGTCGAATTGGTGACTACATGGATGTTCCTTTTTCCCATAAGGTATTTCAGTACCAGAGATGTTGTTGTTCCATCATCAATCATGATGGCATCCCCTTCTTCAACCATTTCAGCTGCAGCCTTGGCAATCCTGTTCTTTTCATCCTGCCTGGTCCGCTGGCTTAAGAGAATATCGGGATGAAAGACGGGAAGAGCCCCGCCTCTGGTTCTTAAAATAAACCCTTTTTCCTCCATACTGGAAAGATCGCTTCTGATGGTGACGGCTGATACACCCAGAATCTCACTGATTTTTGTTACTGATAAATTGTAATCTTCAATGAGCATGGTAAGAATGCGGTTTTCCCGCTCTGAAAGGAATGGATTCATTATGACCTCTATATTTTATGCTGCCTAAAGACAGAGACTTTAGCCGGATGTAGAAATGTTGCCAAGGGAAAATATTTTTTTCACCTTGTTACAGTTCTATTTTATAATATTTTTTCGATTAGTCAATGAAACTCTTTCATTTCTCTTTTTATTGTCCTTCGAAACGTAAATCGATATAAATTGATTCATTTAGGAATCTATTGTATTCTGAAACTATGAATTTTGAGTACCAAGTGACCGGAGATGATTTTTCTCTAGCAGGACGAGCCTCCAGTGATATCAAGAAGAAGCTCAAACAGCTTGGTATTCCCTCATGCACAATTAAACGGACAGCCATTTCTATGTATGAGGCCGAAATCAATATGGTGATTCACGCCGATGGGGGCAGCATAAGTATAAATATTGATGATGATATTATCAGCATAGTCCTTAAAGATACAGGCCCTGGAATTCCCGATTTAGCCTTAGCTATGCAAGAGGGGTATACCACCGCGTCCGAAGCTGCCAGGGAGTTGGGTTTCGGCGCCGGGATGGGGCTTATGAATATTAAAAGAAATTCGGATAATCTAACTATAGATAGTATTGTCGGGCAGGGAACTACAGTGACCATTCTGTTAAAGATAGGAGAGTAGGCTGTGGAAGATCATTATTTTCACTCAGTGACGTTGGATGCCAGTCTTTGCAAGGGGTGTACGGTTTGCATCAAAGGCTGTCCAACAGAAGCCATTCGGGTCCAAAAGGGACGGGCCTGGATTATTCCTGAACGCTGTATTGATTGTGGTGAATGCATCAGAACCTGCCCCTCTGGAGCCAAAAAGGCTATTTCTGATCCTATTTCTCTTTTGGAACAGTTTGATTATTGTGTTGCCATACCTGCTCCCACGCTTTATGGACAGTTCAGGGCGTCTGTTTCCTGTAATCGAATTCTAACAGCCTTGAAATCTCTAGGTTTTGATGATGTTTACGAAGTGGCAGCCGCCGCGGAAATCCTGAGTCACGAAACAAGAGACTTTTTGATCCAGAATAAGGGAAAAGGGACGTTTATCTCTTCTTCTTGTCCTGTTATAGTCAGGCTTGTAGAATCACGATTTCCGTCTCTTTTGGATCAACTTGTTCCCATGATTTCACCTATGGAACTCAGTGCCAGAATTGTCAAGGAACGTGAAAAGGACAGGCCGGGGAAGGTGGGTGTATTCTTTATCTCTCCCTGTGCCGCGAAGGTGACTGATGTAAAAAATCCCAGAGGAATCACACACTCCTCTGTTGATGGTGTTATAGGCATTAAAGACATATACAAAGAATTGAAGTTAGCTGTTTCTCAAGTTGAAGAGGAAGAACCCCTGAATAAGGCTTCTGCCCTGGGAATTAGCTGGGCAAGAACCGATGGTGAAGGGGCCGCAGTCAATTCAGAGAATCACATCTCTGTAGATGGTATTGATCAT of Oceanispirochaeta crateris contains these proteins:
- a CDS encoding DeoR/GlpR family DNA-binding transcription regulator, encoding MNPFLSERENRILTMLIEDYNLSVTKISEILGVSAVTIRSDLSSMEEKGFILRTRGGALPVFHPDILLSQRTRQDEKNRIAKAAAEMVEEGDAIMIDDGTTTSLVLKYLMGKRNIHVVTNSTLALTYARVNPTLHLTVIGGEFKPGSESLVGPVSLAHLERYHVKYAFVGTGGFSAETGMTTHIEESAEVIKSMARQSDKTILLADSSKYGQSGFVKILPLDNVEMIITDTEMSPVQVKEIADKGLQVKQV
- a CDS encoding [Fe-Fe] hydrogenase large subunit C-terminal domain-containing protein, with protein sequence MEDHYFHSVTLDASLCKGCTVCIKGCPTEAIRVQKGRAWIIPERCIDCGECIRTCPSGAKKAISDPISLLEQFDYCVAIPAPTLYGQFRASVSCNRILTALKSLGFDDVYEVAAAAEILSHETRDFLIQNKGKGTFISSSCPVIVRLVESRFPSLLDQLVPMISPMELSARIVKEREKDRPGKVGVFFISPCAAKVTDVKNPRGITHSSVDGVIGIKDIYKELKLAVSQVEEEEPLNKASALGISWARTDGEGAAVNSENHISVDGIDHVIDVLENLENGHIRDVDFVELMSCPGGCVGGPLAVENPYVARSIVSIREGRHREEESLSYAESFHPPKGVDLLWTEQLESRATHLLDPDYKTAIKMMEEIEIIRKGLPGLDCGSCGAPSCRALAEDIVLGKTSETDCVFKLREKIRDLTREMIQLESRMPPGLDR
- a CDS encoding lipoate--protein ligase family protein, encoding MLELLVSPFNDPYLNLAIENQLLESLENEQEYLFLYVNNPSIVIGRFQNPWLECSPGNRTKTSLVRRQSGGGTVYHDIGNLNFSFIRLNDSYSRRKNLEIICEIMKECRIDLQINERYDLTVNYREKTYKVSGSAFRHKKNRAFHHGTLLISSETERLIESITPEKQKIIIKASGTSSNRSDIINLNTVLPGLTMDLVIQAFKNWFEQEKTCRIRNWSELEWSIFSKTEEVKKEYQILSSEDWILGKTPAFSQDISRLHFPETMGWQIRINKGIIEKAPQELSFLIGIHFGRTVTEEELKLKIKNTKLFGMTDDELFSGLISLIG
- a CDS encoding ATP-binding protein, encoding MNFEYQVTGDDFSLAGRASSDIKKKLKQLGIPSCTIKRTAISMYEAEINMVIHADGGSISINIDDDIISIVLKDTGPGIPDLALAMQEGYTTASEAARELGFGAGMGLMNIKRNSDNLTIDSIVGQGTTVTILLKIGE